One Syntrophales bacterium DNA window includes the following coding sequences:
- a CDS encoding transposase, with protein sequence MGITFEGTKEVIDFRMARSALKTFAHTWGAPYPKAAAALQQNEEELLVFMRIAERSVRPTIRTTNAIERRFREVKRRTRPMGVFADTTSMERILYAVFAHENMKQQTGTPFLTEVTQNS encoded by the coding sequence TTGGGCATCACCTTCGAAGGAACGAAGGAGGTTATCGACTTCCGGATGGCCCGGTCGGCACTCAAAACGTTTGCCCATACCTGGGGAGCACCCTATCCGAAAGCCGCAGCGGCATTACAACAAAACGAGGAGGAACTGCTTGTGTTCATGCGCATTGCCGAGCGATCTGTCCGGCCGACGATACGAACCACCAATGCCATCGAACGACGGTTCCGGGAAGTCAAACGGAGGACCAGACCCATGGGAGTGTTCGCCGATACAACCAGCATGGAACGAATCCTCTACGCCGTGTTCGCCCATGAAAACATGAAACAACAAACAGGTACACCCTTTCTTACAGAGGTGACACAAAACTCTTGA
- a CDS encoding DUF4339 domain-containing protein, producing the protein MEFQDKKEEWYFETSLGRKGPVTIDTLKKAFLEGHVDFNTLVWKEGMEKGEPIVQCIDLFSLPEQSLNKNKTFDTVTNHSPIPMFETPALAIFLYFFAVIAVITGFIMFFYLWPEPPQRGYELIMQESEWLAIAYMPSIIWLSSGISGAIMAVIFANILIYLDKIEKNTRGV; encoded by the coding sequence ATGGAATTTCAGGACAAGAAAGAAGAATGGTATTTCGAAACATCTCTGGGGCGCAAGGGGCCTGTTACCATCGATACACTGAAGAAAGCATTTCTTGAGGGCCATGTCGACTTCAACACGCTAGTATGGAAAGAAGGTATGGAGAAGGGAGAACCAATAGTTCAATGCATAGACCTCTTCAGCCTACCCGAACAAAGTCTTAATAAAAATAAAACATTCGATACCGTTACGAACCATTCGCCAATCCCAATGTTCGAAACTCCCGCTTTGGCAATTTTTTTGTACTTTTTTGCAGTCATAGCTGTAATAACAGGATTTATAATGTTTTTCTATCTGTGGCCTGAACCTCCTCAACGCGGCTACGAACTGATTATGCAAGAAAGCGAGTGGCTAGCGATAGCATACATGCCATCAATAATTTGGCTCTCTTCAGGAATATCCGGAGCTATAATGGCTGTAATATTCGCAAATATTTTAATTTATCTCGATAAGATTGAGAAGAACACACGAGGAGTTTAG
- a CDS encoding PD-(D/E)XK nuclease family protein, producing METVFSHIIQKRLSQENENIAMEALAFILRSYDAAHYGMMKLLRGIDPHMPHLWFQTQQADGDNRPDMQGCEDEGRIHILVENKFWAGLTENQPVSYLRILAEYPQPTTLLFVGPEDRKETLWRELHQRLIENEMSATKGATVGIFRIVSTSAGPILALTSWRALLDALEPRVADDKAARNDLLQLRALCEAADSDAFIPVSSAEVSDQRTPALILQLYTVVQTSIDLAVNQGLLTVNGLRPQANWERIGRYARFGCDGGHVGV from the coding sequence ATGGAAACAGTATTCAGTCATATTATTCAAAAGAGACTTTCCCAAGAAAATGAGAATATAGCTATGGAGGCGCTTGCCTTCATCCTTCGATCGTACGACGCTGCTCACTATGGCATGATGAAGCTTCTTCGTGGAATTGACCCACACATGCCACACTTGTGGTTTCAAACCCAGCAGGCTGACGGTGATAATCGCCCTGACATGCAGGGCTGTGAGGATGAAGGACGAATACATATTCTTGTCGAAAACAAGTTTTGGGCGGGTCTCACAGAGAATCAACCCGTATCTTACCTTCGTATACTGGCCGAATACCCTCAACCGACAACCCTCTTATTTGTTGGTCCTGAGGACCGCAAGGAGACGTTGTGGCGTGAATTGCATCAAAGACTGATCGAAAATGAGATGTCAGCTACAAAGGGCGCAACTGTTGGTATTTTTCGCATCGTTTCGACCAGTGCTGGTCCAATACTCGCGCTTACGTCTTGGAGAGCGTTACTTGATGCCTTGGAACCAAGAGTTGCCGATGATAAGGCTGCGAGAAATGACCTCCTCCAGTTGCGCGCACTCTGCGAAGCGGCTGACAGTGACGCCTTTATACCGGTGTCGTCAGCGGAGGTATCTGACCAACGCACCCCTGCGCTTATTCTTCAGCTATACACCGTTGTGCAGACTTCAATTGACTTGGCTGTCAATCAAGGACTTCTTACCGTAAACGGTCTCCGACCGCAGGCAAATTGGGAGCGGATAGGGCGTTATGCGAGATTTGGATGCGACGGTGGTCATGTCGGCGTATAA